One segment of Cohaesibacter intestini DNA contains the following:
- a CDS encoding peptidase domain-containing ABC transporter, with translation MSDKDRKTEHRTSGTTDRNSKQPGRIMLQPTRRKARSNGAPASNTNMPQHGKQGGDGTGLFSELAKQTSDGELSLSDLASLSQDHHLAMPEAQQGTETGRVPHPAHHDDFDGRETSFFSDYEARLGIKERWAGIDCESSAGRCLQVVLAVLGWGGDGRHLAQALPHFNQVNDFKGLRAVLTRLNFVTTANEVDLQNLSPERLPCLYEDASGITHLLLSLNHGDGTINCFNGATGNEEVIPSPKGQVTVYLIKPLDLTGQNRFVQSFGWVTHAASSFKRLFLSLFLINFGINLAAMAVPIFIMSVYGYVIPSKAPFSLAMFVVGIGLIIGADYALRQLRTRVLAYVGARFDTALSVEVFQRLLYFPYSMVQNASVGSQLSRLRQFEKLREIFLGSFGTAVLDLPFVLVFIIAIALIGGWLAAIPAILLGAYIIMAIVSIPIAKRQTIQSGDAKSHKQNVMMELFLMHREISNVGGEAKWQERYDDAAAGFAALDFRAQHFSQKIQIVSQALSMMAGLATLGFGTMLVMTGDMGVGGLIAIMALIWRVLSPLQNAFLSLSRVGKLIEAIRLVNNLMRMKPEREPGTVPSISRSFEGHITTKNLSFRYAQASDAAIKSANITINPGELVAITGPSGGGKSTLLKLLAGLYRPVAGVVAFDHLDIRQIDLGELRFEVSYQPDHPTFFYGTVEQNIHLNDPKVSRAEILALFEKFLIQRNHPNLPEGIDTRLKTEVLNQMPDLLKQKLLLCRSFAKKASYYFLDEPANYLDFAADTQFMENVSALKGEATVLFTTQRPSHMRIADRIIVLHEGQVILNGPPEQVMPQLDAFNKSVA, from the coding sequence ATGAGTGACAAGGATCGCAAGACCGAACATCGGACCAGTGGCACGACAGACCGGAATTCCAAGCAACCCGGGCGGATTATGCTTCAACCCACGCGCCGAAAGGCACGCAGCAACGGGGCGCCGGCGTCCAATACCAACATGCCTCAGCACGGCAAACAAGGCGGGGATGGGACGGGCCTGTTCTCCGAACTTGCAAAGCAGACATCAGACGGCGAGCTAAGCCTCTCCGATCTGGCAAGCCTGTCCCAAGACCATCACTTGGCGATGCCTGAGGCTCAACAAGGCACAGAAACGGGTCGTGTCCCGCATCCAGCCCACCATGACGACTTCGACGGCCGGGAGACCTCTTTCTTCTCTGACTATGAAGCCCGTCTTGGCATTAAGGAGCGCTGGGCTGGCATCGATTGCGAAAGCTCGGCAGGGCGCTGTTTACAGGTGGTGCTGGCGGTGTTGGGCTGGGGTGGTGATGGTCGCCATCTGGCTCAGGCCTTGCCTCACTTCAATCAGGTAAATGATTTCAAAGGCTTGCGTGCTGTTTTAACGCGATTGAATTTTGTCACCACCGCCAACGAGGTGGACTTGCAAAATCTGTCGCCGGAACGTCTGCCATGTCTTTATGAAGATGCCTCGGGCATCACCCATCTTTTGCTGTCGCTCAATCATGGGGATGGCACGATCAATTGTTTCAACGGGGCAACCGGCAATGAAGAGGTGATCCCAAGCCCCAAAGGGCAGGTGACGGTCTATCTCATCAAGCCGCTTGATCTGACGGGGCAAAACAGATTTGTCCAGTCCTTCGGTTGGGTCACCCACGCCGCCTCTTCTTTCAAGCGGCTGTTTCTGTCCCTGTTCCTGATCAATTTTGGTATCAATCTGGCTGCAATGGCCGTGCCGATCTTCATCATGTCGGTCTATGGCTATGTGATCCCGTCCAAAGCACCCTTCAGTCTTGCCATGTTTGTCGTCGGCATTGGCTTGATCATTGGGGCAGACTATGCCTTGCGGCAATTGCGCACCCGGGTACTGGCCTATGTTGGTGCGCGCTTTGACACTGCATTGTCGGTCGAGGTCTTCCAGCGCCTGCTCTATTTCCCCTATTCCATGGTGCAGAATGCGTCGGTCGGCTCGCAGCTGTCCCGACTGCGCCAGTTTGAGAAACTGCGTGAGATCTTTCTGGGTTCCTTCGGTACAGCGGTGTTGGACTTGCCTTTTGTGCTGGTCTTCATCATCGCCATTGCATTGATTGGTGGCTGGCTCGCAGCGATCCCTGCCATTCTGCTGGGGGCCTATATCATCATGGCCATTGTCAGCATTCCCATCGCCAAACGCCAGACGATCCAGTCTGGCGACGCCAAGTCTCACAAGCAGAATGTAATGATGGAACTGTTCCTGATGCATCGCGAGATCAGCAATGTTGGCGGCGAGGCAAAGTGGCAAGAACGCTATGATGATGCCGCTGCGGGCTTTGCCGCGCTGGACTTCCGTGCGCAGCATTTCTCGCAGAAAATCCAGATTGTCAGTCAGGCCCTGTCGATGATGGCAGGCCTCGCGACCCTTGGCTTTGGCACCATGTTGGTGATGACCGGCGATATGGGTGTTGGTGGACTGATCGCCATCATGGCCCTGATCTGGCGGGTGCTGTCGCCGTTGCAAAATGCATTCCTGAGCCTGTCTCGGGTTGGCAAACTGATCGAGGCGATCCGTCTGGTCAACAATCTGATGCGGATGAAGCCGGAACGCGAACCCGGCACGGTGCCAAGCATCTCGCGTTCCTTTGAGGGCCACATCACCACAAAAAATCTGTCCTTCCGCTATGCGCAAGCCTCCGACGCGGCGATCAAGTCGGCCAACATCACCATCAATCCCGGTGAACTGGTTGCCATCACCGGCCCAAGTGGTGGCGGCAAGTCGACCTTGCTGAAGCTGCTTGCCGGTCTTTATCGCCCGGTGGCCGGTGTGGTGGCCTTTGATCATCTCGACATTCGTCAGATAGATCTGGGTGAGTTGCGCTTTGAGGTCAGCTATCAGCCCGACCATCCCACCTTCTTCTATGGAACCGTTGAGCAGAATATCCATCTCAACGATCCGAAAGTCTCGCGGGCTGAGATTCTGGCATTGTTCGAGAAATTCCTCATTCAGCGCAATCATCCCAACCTGCCCGAAGGCATCGATACCCGCCTGAAGACCGAGGTGCTCAACCAGATGCCGGATCTGCTCAAGCAGAAGCTGCTACTGTGTCGCAGCTTTGCCAAAAAGGCGTCCTACTATTTCCTTGATGAGCCCGCCAACTATCTCGATTTTGCCGCCGACACCCAGTTCATGGAAAATGTCAGTGCGCTGAAGGGGGAGGCTACGGTGCTCTTCACCACCCAGCGACCGAGCCATATGCGGATAGCGGATCGCATCATCGTGCTGCATGAAGGTCAGGTCATTCTCAATGGCCCACCCGAACAGGTGATGCCGCAACTCGATGCCTTCAACAAATCCGTTGCGTGA
- a CDS encoding ABC transporter transmembrane domain-containing protein produces the protein MSAGYQAGNEGERPKGLGAYLSHIRTVFQPPESMQNTWFAEHIRVPKRIIAASLVINSLGLAMPLVILQIYDRIIPNQSYETLLYLMGGLFAVLVIDTILKIVRSHVSGWSASYLDYVAGVEAVRRSLRASSERVEQDAASTHIDRMNALSATARMFAGPARMGLVDLPFIFIFLGVMAIVSPVITGLLVALFVVFAWMLMKKADDIQQLQDERQNLDRRKYDFVIEVLAGVETIKIMACEPQMMRRYERLQEAIAVAFHRSVLLDGATQSLSAAFAAVTMVTIVSSGAILVIEGTQSIGSLACCLLLGGRAVEVLVRSVRSWSEMSSFNLVKQNVDALLSINPDPELAIRRESLSAGTVSMRNVTLASQMDDSSEPYQIDLEVRDGEFIALKGNIPRDDHEFLRLIRARALPLSGEVLLGGRPLDALVNSSIAGSVAYVPNGPAIFSGTILENLTLFNPREGLHAAREACQLIGLERDIQQLPQGYDMMLGMGGNETLPPSFRQRICIARAIAQKPRILVLEEANALLDQRSDTLLRKGLEKLRGEMTLVFLSNRPSFLSMADRQYILSDGKLCERQDQSPQAASHPTQANAVQQQQGKPQAEVLQMGRSA, from the coding sequence ATGTCTGCAGGGTATCAAGCGGGAAATGAAGGGGAGCGCCCGAAGGGGCTGGGTGCCTACCTGTCCCATATTCGGACGGTGTTTCAGCCGCCGGAATCGATGCAGAATACCTGGTTTGCCGAGCATATCCGGGTCCCCAAGCGCATCATTGCCGCCTCTCTGGTGATCAACAGCCTCGGTCTGGCGATGCCGCTGGTGATTTTGCAGATCTATGACCGGATCATTCCCAACCAGTCTTATGAAACCCTGCTCTACCTGATGGGGGGGCTCTTTGCGGTGTTGGTGATTGACACCATTCTCAAGATCGTCCGCTCCCATGTGTCGGGCTGGTCTGCCTCCTATCTTGATTATGTGGCAGGCGTCGAAGCGGTGCGCCGCTCCTTGCGGGCGTCCTCCGAACGGGTGGAGCAAGACGCAGCCAGCACCCATATCGACCGGATGAATGCCCTTTCCGCCACCGCTCGGATGTTTGCCGGACCGGCGCGGATGGGCCTTGTTGATCTGCCATTCATTTTTATTTTTCTAGGCGTCATGGCCATTGTCAGTCCGGTAATCACTGGCCTGCTGGTTGCTCTGTTCGTGGTGTTTGCCTGGATGCTGATGAAAAAGGCCGACGATATCCAGCAATTGCAGGATGAGCGACAAAATCTCGACCGGCGCAAATATGATTTTGTCATCGAAGTGCTGGCCGGCGTCGAAACCATCAAGATCATGGCCTGTGAGCCGCAAATGATGCGCCGATATGAGCGTCTTCAGGAAGCCATTGCCGTGGCCTTCCATCGCTCGGTCTTGCTCGATGGCGCAACCCAGTCTCTCAGCGCGGCTTTCGCTGCGGTGACCATGGTCACCATCGTCAGCAGTGGTGCTATTCTGGTGATCGAAGGCACCCAGTCTATCGGTTCGCTCGCCTGTTGCCTGCTGCTGGGTGGCCGGGCTGTTGAGGTTTTGGTGCGCTCCGTGCGCTCATGGAGCGAAATGAGTTCTTTCAATCTGGTCAAGCAGAATGTGGACGCTCTGCTGTCGATCAATCCCGATCCGGAGCTGGCAATTCGTCGTGAAAGCCTTTCCGCGGGGACGGTCTCCATGCGCAATGTCACTCTGGCCTCACAAATGGATGACTCTTCTGAGCCGTACCAGATTGATCTGGAGGTCAGAGATGGCGAGTTTATCGCCCTGAAGGGCAATATTCCCCGTGACGACCACGAATTCTTGCGCCTCATTCGTGCGCGCGCATTGCCGCTGTCTGGTGAGGTCCTGTTGGGCGGGCGCCCGCTGGACGCACTGGTGAATAGCAGCATCGCCGGATCGGTCGCCTATGTGCCAAATGGTCCGGCCATTTTCAGTGGGACCATCCTCGAAAATCTCACTTTGTTCAACCCACGTGAGGGGCTGCATGCCGCCCGTGAAGCCTGTCAGTTGATTGGTCTGGAGCGTGACATCCAGCAATTGCCGCAGGGCTACGACATGATGCTTGGCATGGGCGGCAACGAAACCCTGCCGCCAAGCTTCCGCCAGCGCATCTGCATTGCAAGGGCCATTGCCCAAAAACCGCGCATACTGGTTCTGGAAGAAGCCAATGCGCTGCTGGATCAACGGTCCGACACGTTGTTGCGCAAGGGACTTGAGAAGTTGCGTGGGGAGATGACATTGGTGTTCCTGTCCAATCGCCCTTCCTTCCTCTCCATGGCAGACCGGCAATATATCCTGTCGGATGGCAAGCTGTGTGAGCGCCAGGACCAGTCGCCTCAAGCGGCATCCCACCCGACACAGGCAAACGCCGTTCAACAGCAGCAAGGCAAGCCACAGGCTGAGGTCCTGCAAATGGGGAGGTCTGCATGA